One segment of Marvinbryantia formatexigens DSM 14469 DNA contains the following:
- a CDS encoding carbohydrate ABC transporter permease, whose translation MSMKKKSQISSILLFILFTVIAIITLLPLLLLAVSSLRPGSDLMRYGLNFSIDWANANLDEYKLLFSGENNYFIWYRNSLVITVVQVALALFLSACVGYGFAMYDFKFKNTLFLCVLLVMMVPNEVILLPLYRLVQKMGLMNSMWGIILPYIVVPMLVFFFRQYLSGIPRDFLDAARVDGCTEYGIFFKIMVPLMKPSFAAMGIYQGMQSWNNFLWPMIVINDINKITLPVGLQSLLSPYGNNYDILIAGSCFAIIPILILFICFQRYFIEGMTAGGVKG comes from the coding sequence ATGTCCATGAAGAAAAAATCACAAATCAGCTCCATCCTGCTGTTTATACTGTTTACCGTGATTGCCATCATTACGCTTCTTCCGCTCCTGCTGCTGGCGGTATCCTCCCTGCGTCCCGGCTCAGACCTGATGCGTTACGGACTGAACTTTTCCATCGACTGGGCAAACGCGAATCTGGATGAATACAAACTGCTGTTCAGCGGAGAAAACAATTACTTTATCTGGTACCGCAACAGCCTTGTCATCACGGTGGTGCAGGTGGCGCTCGCCCTGTTCCTCAGCGCATGCGTGGGCTACGGCTTTGCCATGTACGATTTTAAGTTTAAGAACACGCTCTTTTTGTGCGTACTGCTTGTCATGATGGTTCCAAACGAGGTCATCCTGCTTCCGCTGTACCGTCTTGTACAGAAAATGGGGCTGATGAACAGCATGTGGGGCATCATTCTTCCCTATATTGTTGTGCCGATGCTGGTGTTCTTCTTCCGGCAATATTTGTCCGGCATTCCGCGGGATTTCCTCGATGCGGCGCGCGTGGACGGCTGTACGGAATACGGAATCTTTTTCAAAATCATGGTTCCGCTTATGAAGCCTTCTTTCGCGGCAATGGGCATCTACCAGGGTATGCAGAGCTGGAACAATTTCCTCTGGCCGATGATCGTAATCAATGATATCAACAAGATTACGCTTCCGGTCGGTCTGCAGAGCCTGCTCTCCCCGTATGGAAACAATTACGACATTCTGATTGCCGGCTCCTGCTTCGCCATCATACCGATTCTGATTCTGTTTATCTGCTTCCAGCGTTACTTTATCGAAGGTATGACCGCGGGCGGCGTAAAAGGATAA
- a CDS encoding carbohydrate ABC transporter permease produces MKSEKKSLFKRFLYSQKVAPYVFVAPFIITFLVFFAYSIVNMIIMSFQNVAGANSTFAGLKNYSIVTNAVFIKSLKNSIFYTIVSCALMIPIPMVLAILLNSKHMRCKSTFRSILFIPALTSVVVAGVVFRLMFGELEGSFMNQVMSIFGVGPLVWLRQPVTVWLALFFLCLWRWTGVNMMYYLSGLQQIPQDLYESASIDGASAMQQMRYITIPLLKPTTIYVLTISIFGGMAMFSESYMLFNGNKSPNNVGTTLVGMLYRMGFEQNQLGIASAIGVIFLAIVLVVNLFQLRLNGTFGKKGE; encoded by the coding sequence ATGAAAAGCGAAAAGAAAAGCCTGTTTAAAAGATTCCTGTATTCGCAGAAGGTAGCGCCCTATGTATTTGTCGCACCGTTCATCATTACGTTTCTGGTATTTTTTGCCTATTCCATCGTGAACATGATAATCATGAGCTTCCAGAACGTTGCCGGCGCCAATTCCACCTTTGCAGGATTAAAGAATTACTCGATCGTAACAAACGCCGTCTTTATTAAGAGCCTGAAAAACAGTATCTTCTACACCATTGTCTCCTGCGCGCTGATGATTCCCATCCCGATGGTGCTTGCCATTCTTCTGAACAGCAAGCATATGCGCTGCAAGAGCACCTTCCGGAGCATTCTGTTTATTCCGGCACTGACCTCAGTCGTTGTGGCGGGCGTTGTGTTCCGTCTGATGTTCGGCGAGCTGGAAGGCTCCTTTATGAACCAGGTAATGTCTATTTTCGGCGTTGGTCCGCTGGTGTGGCTGCGTCAGCCCGTGACCGTATGGCTGGCACTGTTCTTCCTCTGTCTGTGGAGATGGACCGGTGTAAACATGATGTATTATCTGTCCGGACTTCAGCAGATTCCCCAGGATCTTTACGAATCTGCCTCCATTGACGGAGCCTCCGCAATGCAGCAGATGCGTTATATTACTATCCCGCTTCTGAAGCCGACCACGATTTACGTACTTACGATTTCCATTTTCGGCGGCATGGCGATGTTCTCCGAAAGCTACATGCTCTTCAACGGAAACAAATCCCCGAACAATGTGGGAACCACGCTTGTCGGTATGCTTTACCGCATGGGCTTCGAGCAGAACCAGCTTGGTATTGCAAGCGCCATCGGCGTAATTTTCCTGGCGATTGTACTTGTCGTCAATCTGTTCCAGCTCCGTCTCAACGGTACGTTCGGAAAGAAAGGAGAGTAA
- a CDS encoding ABC transporter substrate-binding protein, translated as MNKKLVTGALAAATALTMAFGGTALAEDASTQGTNTFVDGGTDMEFWTFQELHVAFWTSMADVWNEQNPDRPINLTVTTGESHSLHSKLLIACQAGEGAPDMADIEIGYYGSFLKDGYLVPINDAVEPYKDDVVMSRVTMYGDSEGNYYGVDFHLGATVTYYNMDIMNEAGIDPADIVTWDDYVEAGRTVLEKTGKPMCAVETSDLFLPQCMLLEKGVQYVDAEGNPQIATEEHAEVINYIRSMLDEGICIIAPGGGFHTEEWYGFLNGGNVASITMPLWYMGRFTDYCSDLNQKMAIYSIPVWNEGDTREVLQGGTGTSVIKGTENEQLAKDFIAFAKLSAEGCTYEWEELGFDPIRTELWDDPAITENTDNKFLSFFLTNPFDILKANGTDITAPDISGSYSATYSTLVSTTYSNAFEFSTDQDAAELLQSEQDTIIY; from the coding sequence ATGAACAAAAAATTAGTTACAGGCGCACTTGCTGCGGCAACAGCACTCACAATGGCTTTCGGCGGCACTGCGCTGGCGGAAGACGCTTCCACACAGGGAACCAACACCTTTGTGGACGGCGGAACAGACATGGAATTCTGGACCTTCCAGGAGCTTCACGTAGCATTCTGGACCTCAATGGCAGATGTATGGAATGAGCAGAATCCGGACAGACCGATTAACCTTACCGTTACCACCGGAGAATCCCATTCCCTGCACAGCAAGCTGCTGATTGCCTGCCAGGCAGGTGAGGGCGCACCGGATATGGCGGATATCGAAATCGGTTATTACGGTTCCTTTCTGAAGGATGGCTATCTGGTTCCGATCAACGATGCGGTAGAACCCTATAAAGATGATGTTGTTATGTCCCGTGTCACCATGTACGGCGACAGCGAAGGCAACTACTACGGTGTAGACTTCCACCTTGGCGCAACCGTTACCTACTACAACATGGACATCATGAATGAAGCAGGCATCGACCCGGCAGACATCGTAACCTGGGACGACTATGTAGAAGCAGGCAGAACAGTTCTGGAAAAGACCGGCAAGCCGATGTGCGCAGTAGAGACCTCAGACCTCTTCCTTCCGCAGTGTATGCTGCTTGAAAAAGGCGTACAGTACGTAGATGCAGAAGGAAACCCGCAGATCGCAACAGAAGAGCACGCAGAGGTTATCAATTATATCAGAAGCATGCTTGACGAAGGCATCTGCATTATCGCACCGGGCGGCGGCTTCCACACAGAAGAATGGTACGGCTTCCTGAACGGCGGCAACGTTGCTTCCATCACCATGCCGCTGTGGTACATGGGACGTTTCACAGATTACTGCTCAGATCTGAACCAGAAGATGGCTATCTACTCGATTCCGGTATGGAACGAAGGCGATACACGTGAAGTTCTTCAGGGCGGTACCGGAACCTCCGTTATCAAAGGCACAGAAAACGAGCAGCTTGCAAAAGACTTCATCGCATTTGCAAAGCTCTCCGCAGAAGGCTGTACTTATGAGTGGGAAGAGCTTGGATTTGACCCGATCCGCACAGAGCTGTGGGATGACCCGGCTATCACGGAAAATACGGACAACAAGTTCCTGTCCTTCTTCCTCACAAATCCGTTTGATATTCTGAAAGCAAACGGTACGGATATTACGGCTCCGGATATCTCCGGTTCCTACTCCGCTACATACAGCACACTGGTATCCACAACCTACTCCAACGCGTTCGAGTTCTCAACAGACCAGGATGCAGCAGAACTGCTCCAGAGCGAACAGGATACCATTATCTACTAA
- a CDS encoding LacI family DNA-binding transcriptional regulator — MQRTNHRVTLKDIADACGVSVNTVSRVLRGDMRLSEETSRKVRDTANELGYIRNNLASSLRKRRSNMIAIIIDDIKNQYYTEIIAQMNELLKAQGYNVIILCTDKEGTSDMEILETALSHYVDGILFFPKTYDQPMVLRSHQANTPVILVGRDLPDMPADSVRCDDFAGGYLAGKILTDYGHRRLLYLAGPLDNGAQPLRQEGILAALRDARIPEENIRIISSVEFLKAVDENRVHELILPVDYTAILSFNDQMAYYAMNCLKSRKIHIPEDVSVIGFDNLTASIPYLMQLSSISCQPEKSLGISATRLLLTRLQDPAIPVRKEILPVELFDGGTVGPAPAESKTPL; from the coding sequence ATGCAGCGCACAAATCATCGTGTTACACTAAAAGACATTGCAGATGCCTGCGGGGTTTCCGTCAATACGGTGTCCCGCGTACTCCGCGGCGATATGCGCCTTTCGGAAGAGACCAGCCGGAAGGTGAGGGATACGGCAAACGAGCTTGGCTACATCCGGAACAATCTTGCGTCCTCCCTCAGAAAAAGAAGAAGCAATATGATTGCTATTATCATTGACGATATTAAAAACCAGTATTATACAGAAATCATTGCACAGATGAATGAACTGCTGAAAGCGCAGGGCTATAATGTCATTATCTTGTGCACGGATAAGGAAGGAACCTCGGATATGGAGATTCTGGAAACGGCGCTTTCGCATTACGTGGACGGAATCCTCTTCTTCCCCAAAACGTATGACCAGCCGATGGTGCTGCGCAGCCACCAGGCGAATACACCGGTTATTCTGGTGGGGCGCGACCTGCCGGATATGCCGGCGGACAGCGTGCGCTGTGATGACTTTGCGGGCGGCTATCTTGCCGGAAAAATTCTGACGGATTATGGTCACCGCAGGCTGCTTTATCTGGCGGGACCGCTTGATAACGGCGCCCAGCCTCTGCGTCAAGAGGGAATCCTGGCGGCACTGCGTGACGCCCGCATTCCGGAGGAGAATATCCGGATTATTTCTTCGGTGGAATTCCTGAAAGCAGTGGATGAGAACCGTGTGCATGAGCTGATACTTCCAGTGGATTATACGGCGATACTCTCTTTTAACGACCAGATGGCGTATTATGCCATGAACTGCCTGAAGAGCAGAAAAATTCATATCCCGGAGGATGTGTCGGTTATCGGATTCGATAATCTGACTGCCAGCATTCCCTATCTGATGCAGCTTTCCAGTATCTCCTGCCAGCCGGAGAAGAGCCTGGGCATCTCCGCCACCCGTCTGCTGCTCACCCGCCTGCAGGATCCGGCAATTCCGGTCAGAAAAGAAATTCTGCCGGTGGAGCTGTTTGACGGCGGAACTGTCGGACCTGCGCCGGCAGAATCAAAGACCCCGCTGTAA
- a CDS encoding RNA polymerase sigma factor: MDEDIMELLVNRDQQGIVLIEQRYEKLIRYIAVTILRGRDTVVEECINDVYLKLWNHAAEFDCRKASFKTYLKAVTRNTALNHLRKLRRLEELEGLDEEDTLQSEYIDYSQGPEQKMIFREEVEALRRVLAGLKQKDREIVLRRFYYLQSTRQIAMGMGMSENAVDSKLSRLKKKIRKHYEKEVAE, encoded by the coding sequence ATGGACGAAGATATTATGGAGCTGCTTGTCAACAGAGACCAGCAGGGAATCGTGCTGATTGAACAGCGCTATGAAAAGCTCATCCGCTATATTGCTGTGACGATTCTGCGCGGCAGGGACACAGTGGTGGAGGAGTGCATCAATGATGTCTATCTGAAGCTCTGGAATCATGCTGCGGAGTTTGACTGCCGGAAGGCGTCTTTTAAGACATATCTGAAGGCGGTTACGCGGAACACGGCGCTGAATCACTTACGGAAGCTGCGCAGGCTGGAGGAACTGGAGGGTCTGGATGAAGAGGATACCCTGCAGTCGGAGTACATAGATTACAGCCAGGGACCGGAGCAGAAGATGATTTTCCGCGAGGAAGTGGAAGCGCTGCGCCGTGTTCTTGCCGGACTGAAGCAAAAGGACAGAGAAATTGTGCTGCGCCGCTTTTATTACCTGCAGAGCACCAGACAGATTGCTATGGGAATGGGGATGTCGGAAAATGCGGTGGACAGCAAATTGTCCCGGCTGAAGAAAAAAATCCGGAAGCATTATGAGAAGGAGGTGGCAGAATGA
- the acpP gene encoding acyl carrier protein, which produces MLEKLISIVAEQLNVEEELVNPETDFRKDLGADSLDLFELVSALEEEYEVEIPSEELEKLNTVQAVADYLEEKGSWK; this is translated from the coding sequence ATGTTAGAAAAATTAATATCAATCGTGGCGGAGCAGTTAAATGTAGAAGAGGAGCTGGTGAATCCGGAAACGGATTTCCGGAAGGACCTCGGAGCGGATTCCCTGGATTTATTTGAGCTGGTTTCCGCACTGGAAGAAGAGTACGAAGTGGAAATACCGTCGGAAGAACTGGAAAAGCTGAACACAGTACAGGCTGTGGCAGATTACCTGGAGGAAAAGGGGAGCTGGAAATAA
- the fabK gene encoding enoyl-[acyl-carrier-protein] reductase FabK has product MRGTAITELLCIQYPILQGGMAWVAESTLAAAVSNAGGLGIIAAANAPCEYVREQIRKVRELTDRPFGVNIMLLSPYAEEIAHLVAEEHVSAVTTGAGNPGTYMAIWKEAGIRVIPVVASVAMAKMMQRSGADAVIAEGCESGGHIGETTTMALVPQVVDAVQIPVIAAGGIGDGRGFAAAMMLGAQGVQMGTRFLAAKECIIHPNYKERVLRAKDIDTAVTGRTGGHPVRALRNKMTREYLRMEKEGCGFEELEALTIGGLRRAVQDGDTDNGSMMAGQIAGLVKKEQTCREIIEEIMGQAKELLHE; this is encoded by the coding sequence ATGAGAGGAACGGCAATTACAGAATTGCTTTGTATACAGTATCCAATTCTCCAGGGCGGCATGGCATGGGTAGCGGAAAGCACCCTTGCGGCCGCCGTTTCTAATGCCGGAGGTCTGGGAATTATCGCGGCGGCAAACGCGCCCTGCGAATACGTGAGGGAGCAGATAAGAAAGGTAAGGGAGCTGACGGACAGACCGTTCGGTGTGAACATTATGCTGCTCAGTCCCTATGCGGAGGAGATTGCGCATCTTGTGGCAGAGGAGCATGTTTCGGCAGTGACGACTGGAGCGGGCAATCCGGGAACCTATATGGCGATATGGAAGGAAGCGGGAATCCGTGTGATACCGGTGGTCGCGTCGGTGGCGATGGCGAAGATGATGCAGCGCAGCGGCGCGGACGCCGTGATTGCGGAGGGCTGCGAATCCGGCGGACATATTGGAGAGACTACCACGATGGCGCTGGTGCCGCAGGTTGTTGACGCAGTACAGATACCGGTGATTGCGGCGGGCGGAATCGGCGACGGACGCGGCTTTGCGGCGGCGATGATGCTCGGAGCACAGGGCGTCCAGATGGGAACACGCTTTCTGGCGGCAAAGGAGTGCATCATTCACCCGAATTATAAGGAACGCGTCCTGCGTGCGAAGGACATTGATACGGCGGTGACGGGACGCACGGGAGGTCATCCGGTGCGCGCGCTCCGCAATAAAATGACGCGGGAATATCTGCGGATGGAGAAGGAAGGCTGCGGCTTTGAGGAGCTGGAAGCGCTGACTATCGGCGGACTGCGCAGAGCGGTGCAGGATGGCGACACCGATAACGGCTCCATGATGGCGGGACAGATTGCCGGACTTGTGAAAAAGGAGCAGACCTGCCGGGAGATAATAGAGGAAATTATGGGACAGGCAAAGGAGCTGCTGCATGAGTAA
- the fabD gene encoding ACP S-malonyltransferase — protein sequence MSKTAFLFPGQGAQYVGMAREFYEEYEESRRMFALASQAAGFSIEDICFTENEKINETQYTQPSLLTACCAILSAVKKEGIRADAAAGLSLGEYCALTAAGSFSFSDAVHTVCRRGVYMQTAVPEGEGCMCAVLSRKPLPVEEICAEINGVVSLANDNCPGQQVITGEKEAVREASERLLAAGAARVVPLKVSGPFHSPMLAGAGQKLADVLENVDIREPELLFVSNVTAEAVSGVQMLRRLLAQQVYSPVRWQQSMRYLIGAGVDTFIEIGPGKTLSNFMKKIDGSVKMYHIETPAELRAVQAELG from the coding sequence ATGAGTAAAACGGCATTTTTATTTCCGGGTCAGGGTGCGCAGTATGTGGGAATGGCACGGGAATTTTATGAGGAATACGAAGAGAGCCGCCGCATGTTTGCGCTGGCGTCGCAGGCGGCGGGCTTTTCCATAGAGGATATCTGCTTTACAGAAAATGAAAAAATCAATGAAACACAATATACACAGCCCTCTCTTCTGACGGCGTGCTGCGCGATACTGAGCGCGGTGAAGAAGGAGGGAATCCGCGCGGATGCCGCCGCCGGACTGAGCCTTGGAGAATATTGCGCGCTGACAGCGGCAGGCAGTTTTTCTTTTTCGGACGCCGTGCATACTGTATGCAGACGCGGCGTCTATATGCAGACGGCGGTACCGGAGGGGGAGGGCTGCATGTGTGCGGTACTCTCCAGAAAACCGCTGCCGGTAGAAGAAATCTGCGCGGAGATAAATGGCGTGGTCAGTCTGGCGAACGATAACTGTCCGGGACAGCAGGTTATTACCGGGGAAAAGGAGGCTGTCCGGGAGGCGTCTGAAAGATTGCTGGCGGCGGGAGCCGCGCGCGTCGTGCCGCTGAAGGTCAGCGGACCGTTCCATTCGCCCATGCTTGCCGGGGCGGGGCAGAAGCTGGCGGATGTCCTGGAGAACGTGGATATCCGGGAGCCGGAGCTTTTGTTTGTCTCCAACGTGACGGCTGAGGCGGTATCCGGTGTGCAGATGCTGCGCCGTCTGCTGGCGCAGCAGGTATATTCTCCCGTGCGCTGGCAGCAGAGTATGCGCTATCTGATTGGAGCCGGGGTGGACACCTTTATTGAAATCGGACCGGGAAAAACTCTCAGCAATTTTATGAAGAAAATTGACGGTTCTGTGAAAATGTATCATATTGAAACGCCCGCAGAGCTGCGTGCCGTGCAGGCGGAGCTGGGATAG
- the fabG gene encoding 3-oxoacyl-[acyl-carrier-protein] reductase: MLEGKIALVTGAGRGIGRETALTLARYGADVAVNYSGSREGAQNTAAEIQAMGRRALVVHADVTKEADCTAMFHEVEDALGKIDILVNNAGITRDSLAVRMSEEAFDAVLDTNLKGTFFCMKLAAASMIKKRSGRIISVSSISGVRGNAGQMNYCAAKAGVIGMTKCLARELAARGVTVNAVAPGYIDTDMTAALPERAKQEILSQIPLKRMGSARDVAEAIAFLASDGAGYITGQTLLVDGGMGI; the protein is encoded by the coding sequence ATGCTGGAAGGAAAAATTGCACTGGTGACAGGCGCCGGGCGCGGAATCGGCAGGGAGACGGCTCTGACGCTTGCCAGGTACGGCGCGGATGTTGCGGTAAATTACAGCGGTTCGCGCGAGGGTGCGCAGAATACAGCGGCGGAAATACAGGCAATGGGCAGGCGCGCGCTGGTGGTCCATGCCGATGTCACAAAAGAAGCGGACTGCACCGCCATGTTCCATGAGGTGGAGGACGCGCTTGGAAAAATTGATATTCTGGTAAATAACGCCGGGATTACCAGGGATTCTCTGGCGGTGCGCATGAGCGAGGAGGCATTCGACGCGGTGCTGGACACGAATCTGAAGGGAACTTTTTTCTGCATGAAGCTGGCGGCGGCTTCTATGATTAAGAAGCGCAGCGGCAGAATTATCAGTGTCTCCTCTATCTCCGGCGTGCGCGGAAATGCCGGGCAGATGAATTACTGCGCGGCGAAAGCGGGCGTTATCGGCATGACGAAATGTCTGGCGAGAGAGCTTGCGGCAAGAGGCGTGACGGTGAATGCGGTAGCGCCGGGATATATTGATACGGATATGACGGCGGCTCTTCCGGAACGTGCGAAGCAGGAGATTCTTTCGCAGATTCCTCTGAAACGGATGGGAAGCGCGCGGGACGTTGCGGAAGCGATTGCATTTCTGGCGTCGGACGGCGCCGGCTATATTACGGGGCAGACGCTCCTGGTGGACGGAGGAATGGGAATCTGA
- the fabF gene encoding beta-ketoacyl-ACP synthase II: MRRVVVTGMGIISPLGNSVDSFWSSLKEQKVGIGTLTRFDTTDYRVKVAAEITDFHPENYMDAKLAKKMELFSQYAIAAADEAIKDAHLAPESEDCTRIGVSVGCGIGSLQIMEKAYEKLQKRGSKAIPPLMVPRKITNMAAGNVAIQYGLKGKCVNVVTACATGTHSIGEAARAIQCGDADVMVAGGTEAAITPLGIGGFAALTALSVCEDPLRASLPFDKDRSGFVMGEGAGVVVLESLEHAQKRGAKIYAEIGGYGATCDAFHMTSPEENGEGAARAMMLAMQEAGLTTKEVQYINAHGTGTHHNDLFETRAIKKAFGEDAYALNVNSTKSMTGHMLGAAGAAEFIVCVKSVMENYIHATAGFQEAEAEMDLNYTKEPVEREVTAAISNSLGFGGHNGSLLVKKYTD; encoded by the coding sequence ATGAGGAGAGTAGTTGTGACCGGCATGGGGATTATTTCTCCGCTGGGAAATTCGGTAGACAGCTTCTGGAGCAGTCTGAAGGAGCAGAAGGTGGGAATCGGCACTCTGACGCGGTTTGACACCACGGATTACCGTGTGAAGGTTGCCGCGGAGATTACGGATTTTCACCCGGAAAATTATATGGACGCGAAGCTGGCAAAGAAGATGGAGCTTTTCAGCCAGTATGCGATCGCGGCGGCGGATGAGGCGATAAAGGATGCGCATCTTGCGCCGGAGAGCGAGGATTGCACGCGCATCGGCGTCTCGGTGGGATGCGGCATCGGAAGCCTGCAGATTATGGAGAAAGCGTATGAAAAGCTGCAGAAGCGGGGATCGAAGGCGATTCCGCCGCTGATGGTTCCGCGTAAGATTACCAATATGGCAGCAGGCAATGTGGCGATTCAGTATGGGCTGAAGGGAAAATGCGTGAATGTCGTGACGGCGTGTGCGACCGGAACGCATTCTATCGGGGAAGCCGCCCGCGCGATTCAGTGCGGGGATGCGGATGTGATGGTCGCAGGCGGAACGGAGGCGGCGATCACGCCGCTGGGAATCGGCGGCTTTGCGGCGCTGACAGCGCTTTCTGTCTGCGAAGACCCGCTCAGGGCGTCCCTGCCGTTTGATAAAGACCGCAGCGGCTTCGTGATGGGAGAGGGCGCCGGCGTGGTGGTGCTCGAATCCCTTGAGCATGCTCAGAAGCGCGGCGCGAAGATTTACGCAGAAATCGGCGGATATGGCGCTACCTGTGATGCGTTTCATATGACCTCGCCGGAGGAGAACGGGGAGGGCGCGGCGCGCGCGATGATGCTGGCGATGCAGGAAGCCGGGCTGACGACGAAAGAGGTGCAGTATATTAATGCGCACGGAACCGGAACGCATCATAATGATTTGTTTGAAACGCGGGCGATTAAAAAAGCCTTCGGAGAGGATGCTTATGCGCTGAATGTCAATTCGACAAAGTCCATGACGGGACATATGCTGGGCGCTGCCGGAGCGGCAGAGTTTATTGTCTGCGTGAAGAGTGTAATGGAGAATTATATCCATGCCACGGCTGGTTTTCAGGAAGCGGAGGCAGAAATGGATTTGAATTATACGAAGGAGCCGGTGGAGCGCGAGGTGACGGCGGCCATCAGTAATTCGCTCGGCTTCGGCGGCCACAACGGCAGCCTGCTGGTGAAGAAGTATACAGACTGA
- the accB gene encoding acetyl-CoA carboxylase biotin carboxyl carrier protein gives MEFSLNEIFCVIDKVQQAGVASLSYQDADTKLHIKMQGGAEVDGDRESGRQGGAGANTCSASAGMEAGGSRESGGYGGTGADTCGAGVEAGENRAHAGSTATGGTHEEASQEGKKTGEARYIESPMVGTFYTAPSEKEAPFVSVGDTVKKGQVVAIIEAMKLMNEVEAECSGVVEEILAENEQLVEYGQPLFRLR, from the coding sequence ATGGAATTCAGTTTAAATGAGATATTTTGCGTAATTGATAAGGTGCAGCAGGCGGGCGTTGCTTCCCTATCCTATCAAGATGCGGACACAAAGCTGCACATAAAAATGCAGGGCGGTGCGGAAGTGGATGGAGACCGGGAGAGCGGCAGACAGGGCGGCGCCGGAGCCAATACATGCAGCGCCAGCGCAGGAATGGAAGCCGGCGGAAGCCGGGAAAGCGGCGGATATGGCGGCACCGGAGCTGATACATGCGGCGCAGGAGTGGAAGCCGGTGAAAACAGGGCGCACGCCGGAAGCACGGCGACCGGCGGAACGCATGAGGAGGCTTCGCAGGAAGGGAAAAAGACCGGAGAAGCCAGATATATAGAATCACCGATGGTGGGCACTTTTTATACAGCTCCGTCCGAGAAGGAAGCGCCGTTTGTTTCTGTGGGCGATACGGTAAAGAAGGGGCAGGTTGTGGCGATCATAGAGGCGATGAAGCTGATGAATGAAGTGGAAGCGGAGTGCAGCGGCGTCGTGGAGGAAATCCTTGCAGAAAATGAGCAGCTCGTAGAATACGGACAGCCTCTTTTCCGGCTGCGGTAG
- the fabZ gene encoding 3-hydroxyacyl-ACP dehydratase FabZ has product MLNVTQIMEILPHRAPFLLVDRIDELEPGKRAVGCKAVTYNEPFFAGHFPQEPVMPGVLICEALAQVGAVALLSCEEYRGKLALFGGIQKARFRQKVVPGDVLCLETELIKLKGTIGVAKATAYVQGKVCTEAELTFVIQ; this is encoded by the coding sequence ATGTTAAATGTAACACAGATTATGGAAATTTTGCCGCATCGGGCGCCATTTCTGCTGGTGGACCGCATCGACGAGCTGGAGCCGGGAAAACGGGCGGTCGGATGTAAAGCGGTAACTTATAATGAACCTTTTTTTGCCGGGCATTTTCCGCAGGAGCCGGTGATGCCGGGCGTACTGATTTGTGAGGCGCTGGCGCAGGTTGGGGCAGTGGCACTGCTGTCCTGTGAAGAATACCGCGGAAAGCTGGCGCTTTTTGGCGGAATCCAGAAGGCGAGGTTCCGTCAGAAGGTGGTTCCGGGAGACGTGCTTTGTCTGGAGACGGAGCTGATTAAATTAAAGGGAACGATTGGAGTTGCGAAAGCAACAGCGTATGTGCAGGGCAAAGTGTGCACAGAGGCGGAACTGACCTTCGTAATCCAGTAG